The genomic window GGTTCTGGAAAAGGCAATCCTTTTCTTCACCATCGACACTGTCTACAGCCGGCCCCCAAAGCAGAGGGTAATCTGGGGCTGGCATCTGGAGGACTTGGTCCTGTGCTTCCGGGGCAGGACTCCGTGCCCCGGAAGGAGCTCCGGAGTCTCCGCTGCACGTGACTTGGGTCTCTTCCCGGGCCGGCAGAGCGCAGTCCTGTTTCCCGGCGCCGCCTCCCTCCGGGAAGGGGTGAGTCGGGGGGATGCTGTTTGCAGCGCTGGCCCAGGGGCCGCTGTCATCCTGGGGGGGCCTGGGATTCCCGCTGGGCTGTGCAGCCGAGGCCGGGCCGACGCCGTTGACAGCGCCGTCCGCACAGTGTCCCCCTCCAGAGTCCCCCTGCGGGAGCCACCCTAGGTGGGACCGGCTGGACTCCTGCCGACCAGtccctctgcctctgctctccGTGCTCTTCAAGCCCTCCCTCGGAGGGTCAATATTCTGTACCAGGAATTCGCTGCtctgtttgccttttaatttaacAGTGTCGTCTTCATCTAACTTGCAGCTGTTCACTTCGTTGACGTAGCCAGGGGAGGGCGCTTGCACCGGATCAAAGAGACAGCTGGGGGTGAGAACCATGGAAAGCAGTCAGATTCGCCCCTTCGTTTCACACTTCCCGCCACCCGCTCTGCTGCTTTCCACTATTGCTGCTAATTTAATTTCTGTGATTAGTTACTTTGAAAATCTATGTAAGTGTGTCTAAATCATATAGATATAGTTGGTATAAAAATGTTCTACCACTGGACATAGATCTTAAGAAGAGATCCAAAGGGGGTTGTGAGTGGAGAAGGTAGAAGCGGttcatggaattttaaaataaagagagtCAATAAAACAGTGTCCATTAATAGGGACATAAAGGGCTAAGTACTGATGGTCCATCcccacaatggaatattatcctgTCATTACACTGATAAATATGAAGTCTGTAGTTGCATGAAAGatacttataataaatattttaaaaataaagccaaacatCACATTATGATTGCAGTGGAGTAAACCTCATGAATGTATGTGTCTGGAGTAGAAATAGAATATTTGTTAAGGAAGCAAGaccatcacttttttttcctttatcttatgTAGTTCATCCACGTTACCTCAACTTTTATGAAATGTAATATGGACAAAATTAAAAGCACACATGTGATTGGGGCGATTTATTTTCAGCGATGCCATTTCAGGCATCCTCTGAAACCCAAACTTTTGTGTTGAAGCTCTTTGAAGAAATGTAAATTCAACCTAAACCAAATACAGTCTTAGAGAACGATGGTGTTCCCAACGTGCTTTGGGAAGTGAgcaaaaaaagcttaaaaatctAGGCCACATGTCCTCTTAAATGGTATCAAAACAGTTCCAAACTCTTAATTTATGAGTAATGTTGACTGTGTCCCCCGTTGGATAAAATGTACTGAATTTGTGCTTGGTCTTTAAAAGTGACTCCAGGATAATCACAAATGCCTCCATTTAGGTGAAGTGTGTTTTCAACTTTACCTTTGTATCATTTTACAGCACCTGCACCCCATCTGGATTATTTTTTGTTAACATCTGGAAAAGAAAGTGTGAAATGTAAAGAACACAGTGAATGACATGTTAGTAGGAATtaggtttgctttttctttccaggATACTCAAAATGAACAGGGGCACCAATCTTGGCAGAAGGTAACTAGCATGTGGGTCAGGGTGGGTGCTGGCTCCCGGGAACCCTCCTTGTTCTAAAATCGCCGATTGAGAGTCCTCAGACCCTCACTGACACCGGCCGCTGTGCCAGACCCTTCCTAGCGCCGTGAGTTACCGCTCCATCTCCATCTCACGGATGAGGAAAGCACTCGTGGAGGAATGCCAGAGAGAAAGGACGGCGCCGTTAGCTAGTCCCTCGCCTCCTGCGGAGGACGGACCCGGACCAGGGCAGGGCGGCAGGGCGTGTGAGAGGTCCCTTGCCCCAGTTGGCCCTCAGGAACTAGGGGGCGACTGAGTGGGATGTCTGGTCCACAGTGCTCCACGGTTTGGCCCCGAGGAGTGTTAGGGCCCGAGTCATCAGTACCGGGACTAAATCGCTGCTGTCTTGCCTTTCCCATCACCGGGCCAATCTCAGTTCTCATCCAGGGCCTCCCTCCTCTTGCAGCTCTAAGACGTGTCGCCATGGGGACCCTGGCAGAAGGTGGACTCACTCCCCACCTGCCCACTGCCCCTGGCCCTCCCCAAGCTGGATTTCCCTCATCATTTTCCTCCGAACAAAATCTTCTCTTCATATAAAACTGACCTGTTGGTCTCCTCTTTCCTCAGAAAATCCTGAAAATTAGTGTGGACGAATTGCTAAGTTGGTCTCCATGTCTAATACCTACAGCCTTTAAAAGGACAAGCCAACGCGAGAATCAAAAGCCCCGGTCCTCCATCTCCAGGAAAGACAGACGTCATTCCTGGCTGGCTGTGTCCCTGCCTCCCCTGTCGTCTCTGTCCTTCCTGCTTTCAATCGTGGATGAATTTCCCTGGATGCTACTTCATAAGCCTTGGCCACAGTGAAAATGACTGGGCGCTGTCTAAGATATACAGATTGGCTGGTTGGCCACAGGGGACTAGatttacactgaaaaataaaatccacaaatAACCTCCTGTAGCAGGCTGAAAAATGGCTCCCCAAAAGATATCTGGGTCCTGATCCCTGGAAGCCGTGAATGCTACCTTCTATGCACACCTACCTGCAAAATCTTCCACTACGTGATtcagttaaggattttgagatggtgAGACTTGCCTGGATTATCCGGGCGGACCCTAAATACAGTGATATGGATGCTTCCGGGAGGGAAGTGGAGGGAGATTTGACCATGGACAGAAGGGGAAGAGGACATGTGACCACAAAGGCAGAGATGGCAGCAAAGAGGTCACAGGCCAAGGGACATCTGGGAACGGACTAACCCCTCTGGAAGGAGTGTGGCCCTGGTCACACCTGGATTTCAGCCCAGCAATACCAGTTTCAGACTTCAGGCCTCTAGAACTGGGagacaataaacttctgttgttttaaaccccAAGTTTGCAGTGACTTGCATCAGCAGCACAGGAAACTAGAACATCCCCAAGTCACTTCATTCCTGAGCACCAAACCCTTGTCAGTCAGACCCTGCTCAGGAGGACTAACGAATCTGCAGAGAGTCCCCCGGGCCACCCCACCCTGTGTCTCTTGTCACCCTTTCTCTCGTTActatgcttcatttttcttcctagcACGTGTTCCCACTGACATTTTGTCACAGGTTTATTTGTTTATGATCCATCTTTTCCATGATGACGTGAGCCCTGTGGGGTAGGGCCTTTCTTCAAGTCTGATCCCCCAGCACTTAGGAAAATACCTGGTACACAACAGACAGTTAATAACTatgtgtggaatgaatgaattcccTAATGGCTATAGGTTAAAAACGAGAGCAGGACCTGAGAGTGTCTGTAACCAGTCAAGGCATTCCTGGTGTGTGCCAACCATGTCACCCAGGTGTGACGAGGGCGGGCCCTGGGGACAGAAAACTCGGTGCAGAGCCCAGTTCTGCTTCCCACTCGCTGTGGACTCAGGACCTCGGCCACCTCGTCTGTAAACGGGGACAGTAATATTCCTACCATATGGCACTGTCGGGGATTACGTAAGTTAATACTCACAATGGGCACAGACCAGTGTCACATCCAGCCCTGTTCGTACATAGCGTATAAAAAGAAGATGGAGGCCTTGAACCCAAGCAAGATGTCATCTAGTTGCCACGACACAGGCACGCAAACAAGAGCACTGACAGTGCCAAGCAGTACTGGGTTCTGGAATAAGGGCCCAGTGGTGTATTTCTAGCAGCTGTGACACCAACTGAACGACAGAGACCCCCAGTGCAACAGCAGCCCCACAGAGAGAGAAATCGCTGGGGGCTTCGCGGGTAACGTACGCGTATAaccttttactttttcaaaacacTTGCAGTTAAATAACCCCATTTCCAAAGCCCAGGATTTTgctcccagcctctgctcccaCTTATGTTCCCTGTCTGCGACCCGTCCCAGGTCAGCCGTGTAGATGAGCCGGGTGAGAAGTGCACGTGCACCtccgcccctcctgccccccacccccgccccccgcagtcTGCTCTGAAATCCCGACTCTTTCCATACTTGCAATACATTTGTTTATCTtggactgtttaa from Eulemur rufifrons isolate Redbay chromosome 19, OSU_ERuf_1, whole genome shotgun sequence includes these protein-coding regions:
- the C19H4orf19 gene encoding uncharacterized protein C4orf19 homolog, yielding MGCRCCKMIQSCLFDPVQAPSPGYVNEVNSCKLDEDDTVKLKGKQSSEFLVQNIDPPREGLKSTESRGRGTGRQESSRSHLGWLPQGDSGGGHCADGAVNGVGPASAAQPSGNPRPPQDDSGPWASAANSIPPTHPFPEGGGAGKQDCALPAREETQVTCSGDSGAPSGARSPAPEAQDQVLQMPAPDYPLLWGPAVDSVDGEEKDCLFQNHAEDEPPEGTRPGAEERGWNMAFSLKRSWDSLDEAVATEVPKEEGPAHAMPVGDSGNGQEDAPLSDRDGDGEVVDEDAAVAEALAALEAATAGEDVDEAD